A single genomic interval of Drosophila virilis strain 15010-1051.87 chromosome 2, Dvir_AGI_RSII-ME, whole genome shotgun sequence harbors:
- the mthl5 gene encoding probable G-protein coupled receptor Mth-like 5 isoform X2 — MLVYTLGAQILRYLAKGSCLLLALLATLRTVTAHVANNSSIQAVVPAANDPNLVLVNKCCEKFEIHVNNTCQQVNQTDYFQPMFTSYSGDQNRPVANFKFVIGVPNCGTKQMWPVLDYAGSYDKLVLLDDGKLRHYTNTEDEADEQSGVKADYDEDLAEAQKPRFYDYEQGQYCLDRAISPEHKHSLFAHICLARKENNWNDSNFLLRKILNPIFHGISLVLLLIIAIVYFILPTLRDLVGNIVTTIAMCLMVSQAADLVCIFTDFTNHVSFIVADIILCFSLLAAFFWLNSFGYYIWKTFRSRNVFLRVTDGRKYCYYSFYAWGCTATMAVLAVFAHFFLDADSYKKENMRGEQQTIGWLGICIFFAPIACTIIVNIFFYVTTRKLINRRTVYGRIAHKLKANFIMFSLMLLVMSFAWLFLTMSWLALDGLLYAHIIVNAFQAPLLLYICVLRQRHVTYLLRKSCCYNEPPSTNDWGDEMHHMNGNDY; from the exons ATGCTTGTATATACGCTTGGCGCGCAAATTTTGCGATACCTGGCCAAAGGCAGCTGCCTTTTGCTTGCCCTGCTGGCCACACTACGGACTGTTACCGCTCATGTGGCCAACAACAGCTCAATACAGGCAGTTGTGCCGGCTGCCAACGATCCCAATCTGGTGCTGGTGAACAAATGCTGTGAAAAGTTCGAGATACACGTGAACAATACGTGCCAGCAGGTCAACCAAACTG ACTATTTTCAGCCCATGTTTACCAGCTACAGCGGCGATCAAAACAGACCAGTGGCGAATTTTAAGTTCGTAATTGGTGTGCCCAACTGTGGCACCAAACAGATGTGGCCTGTTTTGGACTATGCAGGC AGCTACGACAAGCTGGTTCTGTTGGACGATGGCAAATTGAGGCACTATACCAACACCGAGGATGAGGCCGATGAGCAGAGCGGCGTGAAAGCTGACTACGATGAGGATTTGGCAGAGGCGCAGAAACCGCGCTTTTATGACTATGAGCAAGGTCAATACTGCCTGGACAGG GCAATTTCCCCAGAGCACAAGCATAGCCTGTTTGCGCACATTTGCTTGGCCCGAAAGGAAAACAATTGGAATGATTCGAACTTTTTGTTGCGCAAAATACTTAATCCCATATTCCATGGCATATCTCTGGTACTATTACTTATCATAGCCATCGTCTATTTTATACTACCTACGCTAAG AGATCTTGTCGGAAATATAGTTACGACAATTGCAATGTGCTTGATGGTCAGCCAGGCAGCAGATCTGGTCTGCATATTCACGGATTTTACCAATCACGTGAGCTTTATTGTGGCGGACATCATTTTGTGCTTCAGCCTGTTGGCCGCATTCTTTTGGTTGAATAGCTTCGGCTATTACATATGGAAAACGTTTCGATCTAGGAATGTGTTTCTGCGCGTCACCGATGGACGTAAATATTGTTACTACTCGTTCTATGCATGGGGCTGCACAGCTACAATGGCTGTGCTGGCGGTATTCGCGCACTTTTTCCTCGACGCCGACTCGTACAAGAAGGAGAATATGCGTGGCGAGCAGCAAACGATTGGCTGGCTGGGCATATGCATATTCTTTGCACCGATTGCGTGCACCATCATAGTAAACATATTCTTCTATGTGACCACACGGAAGCTGATCAACCGTCGCACCGTCTACGGACGCATTGCTCACAAGCTGAAAGCCAA CTTCATCATGTTCTCGCTGATGTTGCTGGTGATGTCATTTGCCTGGCTGTTTCTTACCATGTCTTGGTTGGCTCTAGACGGCCTACTCTATGCCCACATAATAGTGAATGCATTCCAGGCTCCACTGCTGTTGTACATATGCGTGCTACGGCAGCGCCATGTGACTTATCTACTAAGGAAGTCCTGCTGCTACAATGAGCCACCATCGACAAATGATTGGGGCGACGAGATGCACCACATGAATGGTAATGATTATTGA
- the mthl5 gene encoding probable G-protein coupled receptor Mth-like 5 isoform X1 gives MLVYTLGAQILRYLAKGSCLLLALLATLRTVTAHVANNSSIQAVVPAANDPNLVLVNKCCEKFEIHVNNTCQQVNQTDYFQPMFTSYSGDQNRPVANFKFVIGVPNCGTKQMWPVLDYAGSYDKLVLLDDGKLRHYTNTEDEADEQSGVKADYDEDLAEAQKPRFYDYEQGQYCLDRAISPEHKHSLFAHICLARKENNWNDSNFLLRKILNPIFHGISLVLLLIIAIVYFILPTLSRDLVGNIVTTIAMCLMVSQAADLVCIFTDFTNHVSFIVADIILCFSLLAAFFWLNSFGYYIWKTFRSRNVFLRVTDGRKYCYYSFYAWGCTATMAVLAVFAHFFLDADSYKKENMRGEQQTIGWLGICIFFAPIACTIIVNIFFYVTTRKLINRRTVYGRIAHKLKANFIMFSLMLLVMSFAWLFLTMSWLALDGLLYAHIIVNAFQAPLLLYICVLRQRHVTYLLRKSCCYNEPPSTNDWGDEMHHMNGNDY, from the exons ATGCTTGTATATACGCTTGGCGCGCAAATTTTGCGATACCTGGCCAAAGGCAGCTGCCTTTTGCTTGCCCTGCTGGCCACACTACGGACTGTTACCGCTCATGTGGCCAACAACAGCTCAATACAGGCAGTTGTGCCGGCTGCCAACGATCCCAATCTGGTGCTGGTGAACAAATGCTGTGAAAAGTTCGAGATACACGTGAACAATACGTGCCAGCAGGTCAACCAAACTG ACTATTTTCAGCCCATGTTTACCAGCTACAGCGGCGATCAAAACAGACCAGTGGCGAATTTTAAGTTCGTAATTGGTGTGCCCAACTGTGGCACCAAACAGATGTGGCCTGTTTTGGACTATGCAGGC AGCTACGACAAGCTGGTTCTGTTGGACGATGGCAAATTGAGGCACTATACCAACACCGAGGATGAGGCCGATGAGCAGAGCGGCGTGAAAGCTGACTACGATGAGGATTTGGCAGAGGCGCAGAAACCGCGCTTTTATGACTATGAGCAAGGTCAATACTGCCTGGACAGG GCAATTTCCCCAGAGCACAAGCATAGCCTGTTTGCGCACATTTGCTTGGCCCGAAAGGAAAACAATTGGAATGATTCGAACTTTTTGTTGCGCAAAATACTTAATCCCATATTCCATGGCATATCTCTGGTACTATTACTTATCATAGCCATCGTCTATTTTATACTACCTACGCTAAG CAGAGATCTTGTCGGAAATATAGTTACGACAATTGCAATGTGCTTGATGGTCAGCCAGGCAGCAGATCTGGTCTGCATATTCACGGATTTTACCAATCACGTGAGCTTTATTGTGGCGGACATCATTTTGTGCTTCAGCCTGTTGGCCGCATTCTTTTGGTTGAATAGCTTCGGCTATTACATATGGAAAACGTTTCGATCTAGGAATGTGTTTCTGCGCGTCACCGATGGACGTAAATATTGTTACTACTCGTTCTATGCATGGGGCTGCACAGCTACAATGGCTGTGCTGGCGGTATTCGCGCACTTTTTCCTCGACGCCGACTCGTACAAGAAGGAGAATATGCGTGGCGAGCAGCAAACGATTGGCTGGCTGGGCATATGCATATTCTTTGCACCGATTGCGTGCACCATCATAGTAAACATATTCTTCTATGTGACCACACGGAAGCTGATCAACCGTCGCACCGTCTACGGACGCATTGCTCACAAGCTGAAAGCCAA CTTCATCATGTTCTCGCTGATGTTGCTGGTGATGTCATTTGCCTGGCTGTTTCTTACCATGTCTTGGTTGGCTCTAGACGGCCTACTCTATGCCCACATAATAGTGAATGCATTCCAGGCTCCACTGCTGTTGTACATATGCGTGCTACGGCAGCGCCATGTGACTTATCTACTAAGGAAGTCCTGCTGCTACAATGAGCCACCATCGACAAATGATTGGGGCGACGAGATGCACCACATGAATGGTAATGATTATTGA
- the LOC6629631 gene encoding sphingomyelin phosphodiesterase 4, with protein MSQPMPPENINSHILTVLSLPLLDKLPQLELLFDRCTVRQIEEIYPLIVHSIFGINGNSLGWGLRITTMENASHYFNRLQHFLGVNGIWMHVCHRLLNETTKFDIDINLLPRKFISMLQAGPMFYSDLINIDPLKHQVSTLSLNAFDFYMFHFVLYALQPLHTINPIAMQIHNERAKTIYQFLAAEYLDNFLPQYPDARIEPSNFSTSVKAPQQLPAQSLQPQRQLRYLKLPSSYRNGNGETGSAAGGGNTSPQSADGNGAASRAYAWRSESVLHFFVDIWLRYDIESEHHLPSSDFVRGVRTLVKQIHFFANAARMDHSPLCALRKLSLTMVKARIYAFLCSLIDRWPLDSSLSVVLELWLSYIQPWRYTLGSNNRTLGIYYEPPITNQFDGFIIDNLIVYTHIFMQLLPRFERLDYSVYRNAFMLHRLAKTFSQQDLVERLQRFERLHSGNAYGFDSPQRQVNMLNKSHNSSYNAQWNPLVSSNIPKLFSEQMHAQIQSFLYVISMARNSVLTNNISALRKEILERQRSEGYLKNIFKKFIGEETQDELTLRDLNRIPEVLRHCIDAFCRTFNVDPGTLSMHETLPVEPSPPASPSLQNFSFFDSNNCLDTSKLTPHQMSLNASNMQPTVDPALLPIKSNEIRPLVRLLHLISEAINDRYGRRIEAFYEREDFYGKLSRQVLYAPMTEKWFEKSDGNVDIYEKQLPPRISLRPLGSIPSLCMMAFALCFGHLWFGVASVGLLLLCVVFFIYCMLLALLS; from the exons ATGTCTCAGCCGATGCCGCCAGAAAACATAAAT AGTCACATACTGACAGTACTCAGCTTGCCTCTGCTGGACAAGCTGCCGCAACTCGAGCTATTGTTTGATCGTTGCACTGTGCGACAAATAGAGGAAATCTACCCGCTCATAGTGCACTCAATATTCGGCATTAATGGCAATTCGCTCGGATGGGGACTTCGGATCACGACCATGGAGAATGCTTCGCATTATTTTAACAGACTGCAGCACTTCCTTGGTGTCAACGGCATTTGGATGCATGTCTGCCACCGGCTTTTAAACGAGACAACtaaatttgatattgatattaatttattacCG CGTAAATTCATAAGCATGCTGCAAGCAGGGCCCATGTTTTATTCGGATCTGATAAACATTGATCCGCTAAAGCATCAAGTGAGCACGCTGTCCCTCAACGCGTTCGACTTTTATATGTTTCATTTTGTGCTGTACGCGCTACAACCACTGCACACTATCAATCCCATCGCCATGCAGATACACAACGAGCGCGCCAAGACTATTTATCAATTCTTGGCGGCTGAGTACCTCGACAACTTTTTGCCACAGTATCCGGACGCACGTATCGAGCCGTCCAATTTTTCCACTAGTGTCAAGGCACCACAACAGCTACCAGCGCAGTCATTACAGCCACAGCGTCAGTTACGTTACCTTAAACTGCCAAGCTCCTATCGGAATGGAAACGGCGAGACCGGCAGTGCTGCCGGCGGTGGCAACACGTCGCCACAGTCAGCGGACGGCAATGGTGCTGCTAGTCGCGCCTATGCCTGGCGTTCAGAATCCGTGTTGCATTTCTTTGTAGATATATGGCTGCGATACGATATAGAATCCGAGCATCATCTGCCCAGCAGCGATTTCGTGCGAGGAGTACGCACGCTCGTCAAGCAAATCCATTTCTTTGCGAATGCTGCACGTATGGATCACAGTCCGCTCTGTGCGCTGCGCAAGCTGTCGCTTACCATGGTCAAGGCGCGTATCTACGCTTTCCTCTGCAGTCTGATTGATCGCTGGCCACTAGACAGTTCTCTGAGTGTTGTTTTGGAACTTTGGCTAAGCTATATACAACCCTGGCGCTACACTTTAGGCTCCAACAACAGAAC CTTGGGCATATATTATGAGCCTCCAATTACAAACCAATTCGACGGCTTCATTATTGACAACCTTATTGTATATACGCACATCTTCATGCAATTGCTGCCGCGGTTTGAGCGCCTGGACTACTCAGTTTATCGCAATGCATTCATGCTGCACCGTCTGGCCAAGACGTTTTCGCAGCAGGATTTGGTTGAACGTCTGCAGCGTTTTGAACGGTTGCACTCTGGTAATGCCTATGGCTTTGATTCACCTCAGCGCCAGGTCAATATGTTAAA CAAATCACACAACAGCTCTTATAATGCACAATGGAACCCATTGGTTAGCTCGAATATACCTAAGCTATTCAGTGAGCAGATGCACGCGCAaattcaaagttttttgtATGTCATTAGCATGGCTCGCAATTCAGTGCTGACCAATAATATAAGTGCGCTGCGGAAGGAGATTTTGGAAAGACAGCGTTCGGAGGGCTATctgaaaaacatatttaaaaagttcATAGGCGAGGAAACGCAGGACGAATTAACGCTCCGCGATCTTAATCGTATACCAGAGGTGCTGCGTCATTGTATAGATGCATTCTGTCGAACTTTCAAT GTGGATCCAGGCACATTGTCTATGCATGAAACACTACCTGTAGAGCCAAGTCCACCGGCTTCACCTTCGTTGCAgaattttagctttttcgaCTCAAATAATTGTTTGGACACCTCAAAGCTGACCCCGCATCAAATGTCACTGAACGCCTCCAATATGCAGCCCACAGTCGATCCTGCACTGCTGCCCATCAAGTCAAATGAGATAAGGCCGCTGGTTAGACTGTTACACCTCATTTCAGAGGCCATCAACGATAGA TATGGCAGGCGAATAGAAGCTTTTTACGAAAGGGAGGACTTTTACGGAAAGCTCTCACGCCAAGTGCTGTACGCGCCCATGACTGAAAAATGGTTCGAAAAGAGTGATGGTAACGTGGACATTTATGAGAAGCAACTACCCCCTCGTATCAGTCTGCGTCCGTTGGGATCTATACCCTCACTTTGTATGatggcatttgcattgtgctTCGGACATTTGTGGTTCGGTGTGGCAAGTGTTGGActgttgcttttgtgtgttgtgttttttatttactgcATGCTGTTGGCATTGTTATCATAA
- the LOC6629630 gene encoding ATP-binding cassette sub-family C member 4 has product MDSSAKPNLKNPCQQASILSHLTFAWALPLLLRGLRQGLSADDLTECLKDDRSEQLGNRLEHEWFKERARALSKSRIPRLRNALLACFWSPFIINGVLCVVYIALKMLIAAILAQLLLQLQHAPDTDTYDSDSNISSSGFNSIDVNLNYSKALDTAPPSNRSNNSTWNAIWYNVYSLGGLLVGINFIACILWHHLYLRQRLMGARMRIACCSLVYRKTLRLSMRTVGSTPAGHLINLISNDVSRLDYALVFTHYIWILPIHSVVTCYILWLQIGVPAVIGVLGLLLKTVPAQMALSKLTSNLRRRIAKRTDVRVGIMNELMQGIQVIKMYAWENSFESIVSDARRSEVQQLRYANYLYGFQRTTRFFIQRTTLFITLAAAVLMNQNITADFVFSVVIYYNILQLVAAVYFPLAINLRAEALVSLVRIQTYLQQEERKHVHSLGQNWEKDGKGKKAVVLKDINASWDKDKPQRTLHNLNLLVKKGKLCAVIGPVGSGKSSLLQLLLGELPIIDGSILIHEELSYASQEPWLFTGTVRNNILFGEQYDAKRYREVTRACALATDFQQMCKGDETIVGERGASLSGGQRARISLARAVYKPASIYLLDDPLSAVDAHVGRHLFDEIIGPRGRLAQQKATRILVTHQVHFLSEADWIIIVDQGRIVAQGTYQDISNSDLDFAKLLECPSKSDELENEVQLLPTASSLEEEDQDEDEDVDVVSDSSLPLRKRRRNDKPSKTEDQLKVGQGNNGLVETQATGVISSRVWYEYFQAGSSWLSFSFMVFTMLLSQLVCSGSDYFSNIWTQQERLRSQSEPTNLTTYTCMYIYGALILGVVIMTTFRGFLFLKICMHASKVLHDRMFRSILHTSIRFFHNNTAGQILNRFSKDIGTMDEWLPRNMLEFIQHGLVIFGILAVILVVNPMLLPAVLVMTLLNMLILKVYLRPSQDLKRMDGICRSPVFSHLTSTLSGIPIIRSRQMQSIATKEFDLLQDVHSGVWQLAEATNTALGLWVDGINCVFLAAVTFSFIASNEFIYSGNVGLAISQAILLTGMVQYCVRQAAESLQQMTSVERVLEYTELEQEPAGRDNDEPSQQWPQHGKIEFRAMSLRYDPNGLSVLNQLSLTIEPGWKVGIVGRTGAGKSSLIGALFRLAYIEGGIYIDDIETGSISLETLRSRISIIPQDPVLFSATIRYNLDPFKRYSDSELWCALEDVELRTVIPGLDFMVTERGSNFSVGQRQLLCLARAVLRNNKILVLDEATANVDLLTDSLIQRTIRVKFQHCTVLTIAHRLHTVMDSDRIIVMDAGYAVEFDVPHVLLQKTHGALAQMVEATGDEADTLRQLASDSFQEMQQPWAKKGTDERQLLMLLGRSTGILLDKNTQP; this is encoded by the exons ATGGACAGTAGTGCCAAGCCGAATCTTAAGAATCCATGTCAGCAAGCCAGCATTCTATCCCATCTGACATTTGCTTGGGCTTTGCCATTATTGTTACGTGGACTGCGACAAGGTCTCAGTGCAGACGATCTAACAGAATGCCTAAAGGATGATCGCTCAGAGCAACTGGGCAATCGGTTGGAGCA TGAGTGGTTTAAGGAGCGGGCGAGGGCGCTAAGTAAATCGCGAATACCTCGACTTCGCAACGCTTTGCTCGCTTGCTTTTGGAGCCCCTTTATCATCAATGGCGTTCTGTGCGTTGTATACATTGCTCTCAA AATGTTGATAGCCGCTATTTTAgcgcaactgctgctgcagctgcaacatgcACCGGATACTGACACATATGATTCCGATTCTAACATTTCTTCGAGTGGCTTTAACTCAATAGACGTCAATT TAAACTACTCGAAAGCTTTGGACACAGCTCCACCCTCTAATAGGTCGAATAATAGCACATGGAATGCCATTTGGTACAATGTTTACAGTCTTGGTGGGCTATTGGTGGGCATAAATTTTATTGCTTGCATTCTTTGGCACCATTTGTATCTACGACAACGTCTAATGGGTGCTCGAATGAGAATTGCCTGCTGCTCGCTGGTCTATCGTAAGACTCTGCGTCTGTCTATGCGCACCGTGGGCTCAACTCCGGCGGGTCACCTAATTAATCTAATCTCAAATGACGTAAGCCGGTTAGACTATGCTTTGGTATTCACGCATTATATATGGATCTTGCCAATCCACTCGGTGGTCACATGCTACATTTTATGGCTACAAATTGGAGTTCCAGCTGTCATTGGTGTCCTTGGACTCCTGCTGAAAACGGTGCCGGCTCAGATGGCGCTAAGTAAACTGACCTCAAATCTACGGAGGCGCATTGCAAAACGGACAGATGTACGCGTTGGCATCATGAACGAACTTATGCAAGGCATTCAGGTTATCAAAATGTACGCTTGGGAAAACTCTTTTGAGTCCATTGTGTCCGATGCTAGGCGCAGCGAGGTGCAACAGCTTCGATACGCCAACTACCTGTACGGATTCCAGCGTACTACcaggttttttattcaacgcACAACACTATTTATTACTCTAGCAGCTGCCGTCCTAATGAATCAGAATATTACAGCTGATTTTGTTTTCTCCGTGGTTATATATTACAACATACTTCAGCTTGTTGCAGCAGTTTACTTTCCCCTGGCAATTAATTTGCGTGCCGAGGCGTTGGTCTCACTAGTGCGCATTCAGACGTATCTACAACAGGAGGAGCGTAAGCATGTACATAGCCTTGGCCAGAACTGGGAAAAAGATGGCAAAGGTAAGAAAGCCGTTGTCCTAAAGGATATCAATGCCAGCTGGGACAAGGACAAACCGCAACGCACGCTTCATAACCTCAATTTGTTGGTTAAAAAGGGCAAGCTCTGCGCAGTCATAGGTCCAGTTGGATCAGGCAAGAGCTCCTTGCTCCAGTTGTTACTGGGGGAATTACCCATCATTGATGGTAGTATTTTAATACATGAGGAACTCTCCTATGCATCCCAAGAGCCTTGGCTGTTCACAGGAACTGTGAGGAATAATATTCTCTTTGGCGAACAGTACGATGCAAAGCGCTACCGGGAAGTTACCAGGGCCTGTGCTCTGGCCACGGACTTTCAGCAGATGTGCAAGGGTGACGAGACCATTGTGGGAGAACGTGGGGCTTCGTTATCTGGTGGTCAACGAGCTCGCATAAGCCTGGCACGGGCCGTCTATAAACCCGCATCCATCTACCTTTTGGATGATCCGTTGAGCGCAGTAGATGCACATGTTGGGAGACATCTCTTTGACGAGATCATTGGACCACGCGGCAGACTGGCTCAGCAGAAGGCTACCCGTATACTGGTCACCCATCAAGTACACTTTCTCTCAGAAGCAGACTGGATTATTATAGTGGATCAGGGCCGCATCGTAGCCCAGGGCACTTATCAGGATATTAGCAATAGTGATCTAGATTTTGCTAAGTTACTCGAATGTCCCAGCAAATCTGATGAATTAGAGAATGAAGTTCAATTACTGCCCACGGCAAGTTCACTTGAAGAAGAAGACCAGGACGAAGATGAGGATGTTGATGTTGTGTCTGATAGCTCGCTGCCATTACGAAAGCGCCGGAGGAACGATAAGCCG TCTAAAACTGAAGATCAGCTGAAGGTTGGCCAAGGGAATAATGGATTAGTTGAGACCCAAGCAACGGGAGTGATTTCATCTCGTGTTTGGTACGAGTACTTCCAAGCGGGCAGCTCCTGGTTAAGCTTTAGCTTCATGGTGTTTACCATGTTGCTATCGCAGCTGGTGTGTAGTGGCTCTGACTACTTTTCTAATATCTGGACGCAGCAGGAGCGTCTGCGATCTCAGAGTGAGCCCACCAATCTTACCACATACACGTGCATGTACATTTATGGTGCCCTTATTCTTGGCGTGGTGATTATGACTACCTTCCGTGGCTTCCTTTTTCTCAAGATATGCATGCACGCCTCCAAGGTCCTGCACGACCGAATGTTCAGGAGTATATTGCATACATCCATTCGATTTTTCCACAATAACACCGCTGGTCAAATCCTCAATCGGTTTTCTAAGGATATTGGAACAATGGACGAATGGCTGCCTAGAAACATGCTAGAATTTATACAACACGGCTTGGTTATATTTGGTATATTAGCTGTGATTCTAGTGGTGAATCCTATGTTATTACCTGCCGTGTTGGTTATGACTCTTCTGAACATGCTCATACTGAAGGTGTATTTACGACCCTCGCAGGATCTTAAGCGCATGGACGGTATTTGTCGCAGCCCAGTTTTTTCACATCTAACCTCAACTTTGTCTGGCATTCCGATCATACGCTCACGTCAGATGCAGAGCATAGCAACAAAAGAGTTTGATCTTCTGCAGGATGTGCACAGCGGCGTTTGGCAGCTAGCAGAAGCAACAAACACAGCTCTTGGACTGTGGGTGGATGGGATCAACTGTGTCTTCCTCGCAGCTGTCACATTCAGCTTTATTGCTTCCAACGAAT TCATATACAGCGGCAATGTTGGCCTAGCCATCTCGCAAGCCATCCTTCTCACAGGTATGGTTCAGTATTGCGTGCGCCAGGCAGCTGAGTCCCTGCAACAGATGACTAGTGTGGAACGCGTGCTGGAGTACACGGAACTGGAACAGGAGCCAGCGGGTCGTGATAACGATGAACCTTCTCAGCAGTGGCCGCAACACGGAAAGATTGAGTTCCGCGCTATGAGCTTACGCTATGATCCCAACGGCTTGTCTGTTCTTAATCAGCTTAGTTTGACTATTGAACCTGGCTGGAAGGTGGGAATCGTGGGTCGCACTGGTGCGGGCAAATCCTCGCTAATTGGCGCACTATTTCGTCTGGCATACATTGAGGGTGGAATCTATATAGATGACATCGAAACGGGTAGTATTTCCCTGGAGACTTTACGTAGTCGCATTTCAATCATACCACAAGATCCAGTGCTCTTCTCGGCTACAATTCGATATAACTTGGATCCTTTCAAGCGGTACAGTGATTCGGAGCTGTGGTGCGCTCTTGAAGATGTTGAACTGCGGACGGTGATTCCCGGTCTAGACTTTATGGTCACTGAGCGTGGCAGCAATTTCAGTGTGGGTCAGCGACAGCTCCTCTGCTTAGCGCGTGCGGTTCtacgcaacaacaaaattctaGTGCTGGATGAAGCAACTGCCAATGTGGATCTACT CACGGATTCACTGATCCAGCGCACGATACGTGTCAAGTTCCAGCACTGTACAGTGCTGACTATCGCACACAGACTGCACACCGTCATGGATTCGGATCGCATCATTGTAATGGATGCCGGATATGCGGTTGAATTTGATGTGCCACATGTGCTATTACAAAAAACCCATGGAGCACTAGCACAGATGGTCGAGGCTACCGGCGACGAGGCCGACACACTTCGACAGTTGGCCAGTGATTCATTCCAAGAAATGCAGCAGCCGTGGGCAAAGAAAGGTACAGATGAGCGACAGCTGCTCATGCTGCTGGGACGCAGTACAGGGATTCTTCTAGATAAGAACACGCAACCGTAG
- the sad gene encoding cytochrome P450 315a1, mitochondrial: MTEQLYRGGLLCWAVQLLRTLLVRIMSHFQAELQTSYTSHSLQIVPKYVPIPRAKGLPIVGTLLDLIVAGGAPQLHKYVDARHRQYGAIYRERLGGTQDCVFVSSANLMRSLFLQEGHFPKHPLPDAWTFYNKRHACQRGLFFMEGAEWLHNRRILNRLLLNGNLNWMDVHIESCTRHLVDSWQAHTEEANKIGKHYELPDLEKQLYRWSIEVLCSIMFGSKVLTCPKMQSALNEFTQIVHKVFEHSSRLMNFPPRLAQLLHLRIWSDFESNVGEVLQQGAAIIELCISLQRGQPQSEQDEALYHKLRAAAVPSEMIRRIFVDLVIAAGDTTAFSSQWALYLLSLNQLLQRRIAHERAAAESQLLHGLIKETLRLYPVAPFIGRYLPQDAQIGGHFIEKDTLVLISLYTSGRDPSHFEQPLKVLPERWLLGHSDRVHQSHGSLPFAIGQRSCIGRRVAMKQLHALLGKCASQFKMQCLNEKPVDCMLRMVTVPNQILRLALTLKFEKGKTAPV, encoded by the exons ATGACCGAGCAGCTGTACCGTGGCGGTCTGCTGTGCTGGGCTGTGCAGCTGCTCAGGACGTTGCTTGTCCGCATCATGTCTCACTTTCAAGCTGAGCTTCAAACTAGCTATACAAGCCATAGCCTGCAGATTGTGCCTAAATATGTGCCCATACCACGCGCCAAGGGTCTGCCCATTGTGGGTACTCTCCTTGATTTGATAGTAGCTGGCGGTGCACCGCA GTTACACAAATATGTGGACGCACGACATCGCCAGTACGGGGCCATTTATCGGGAAAGATTGGGCGGCACACAGGATTGTGTGTTCGTGTCGTCGGCAAATCTAATGCGCAGCCTCTTTTTGCAAGAGGGTCACTTTCCGAAGCATCCGCTACCGGATGCCTGGACATTCTACAACAAGCGACATGCCTGCCAACGTGGACTCTTCTTTAT GGAGGGCGCTGAGTGGCTGCACAACAGGCGTATTCTTAATCGGCTGCTGTTAAATGGTAATTTGAATTGGATGGACGTGCATATTGAGAGCTGTACGCGCCACTTGGTGGACAGTTGGCAAGCGCACACAGAGGAGGCAAACAAAATCGGAAAGCACTACGAGCTGCCGGATCTCGAAAAACAATTGTATCGTTGGTCCATCGAAG TGCTCTGCAGCATCATGTTCGGCTCTAAGGTTTTGACCTGCCCCAAAATGCAGTCCGCTCTGAATGAATTTACACAGATCGTTCACAAAGTTTTCGAGCATAGCTCGCGACTGATGAACTTTCCGCCTAGGCTTGCGCAGCTACTGCACCTGCGCATCTGGAGCGACTTCGAGAGCAATGTGGGCGAAGTGCTACAACAGGGCGCTGCAATCATTGAGCTCTGCATTAGCTTGCAGCGGGGACAGCCGCAGTCGGAGCAGGATGAGGCCTTATACCACAAGCTGCGGGCTGCGGCGGTGCCCAGCGAAATGATCAGGCGCATTTTTGTGGATCTGGTCATAGCAGCAGGTGACACG ACCGCCTTCAGCAGTCAGTGGGCTTTGTATCTCCTGTCGCTCAATCAGCTGCTACAACGACGTATCGCCCATGAGCGTGCTGCGGCTGAATCTCAGCTTCTACATGGCTTGATTAAGGAAACGCTGCGCCTGTATCCAGTTGCTCCATTTATCGGCCGCTACTTGCCGCAAGATGCACAGATTGGCGGCCATTTTATAGAGAAAGAT ACCCTTGTGTTGATCTCTCTCTACACTTCCGGCCGAGATCCATCGCATTTTGAGCAACCTCTGAAAGTTCTGCCCGAACGCTGGTTACTCGGGCATTCAGATCGGGTGCATCAGTCTCATGGCAGCCTGCCCTTCGCCATTGGTCAGCGGTCCTGTATCGGGCGACGTGTGGCCATGAAGCAGCTGCACGCGCTACTGGGAAAATGCGCTTCCCAGTTTAAAATGCAGTGTCTCAACGAAAAGCCTGTGGATTGCATGCTGCGCATGGTCACTGTGCCCAATCAGATCTTGCGCCTGGCACTAACGCTCAAATTTGAAAAGGGCAAAACAGCACCAGTATAG